The Cuculus canorus isolate bCucCan1 chromosome 10, bCucCan1.pri, whole genome shotgun sequence region CCATGTCCCAAATGCTGGTGTTCAAAGCCGACAGCTCCGCTGGGCAATGGGCTGGGCTGAGGCTGTCTGGCAGCGCACCGCGCCAGAGGCTGCCTTAGTTCTGCAACCATTGAAGCTGCCAGAAACTTGACAGAGAACCTGGCAGGATGCCTCGTCTGCTTTCATGCACATACTGTCCTTCTGAGAGTCTGTGGCTGCTGGAGAGGAATTCTGACAGGGTGCCcgcccacccccccccccacgaAAGCCAGTGGAGATGCTGGGAGCCCAGTGCCGATTGGCTGGGGCCCACCGTGCCATGGCAACAGGAAGCAAACACTCCCTGGATGGCTGGATACGGCAACAGGGAGCTTCTCTGCAGGTCTTGAACCTGCAGGGAGGCCAGGACAGAGGAAACCAGGCTGTCAGGGCCCGTGTGCAGCTCCCTGGGTGCCAAACTGGAACCGGAATCCTTTGGGCTGCCACTTGCCTGCGTCCCGGTCCCACACACTGGGCAAAGGCACTGAGGAAACAACAGCAATCACTTTGTGAAGCTGTAAGTAGGCTGAGGTGAGTTATGGAACAAGGGCTCAGGAGAGGGAGACCAGTCCCTGCTCTTTATGCTGTCTCAGAACCCCTTTCCAGATCAGCCTGAAGTTTCTCAGATGGGTTCTGCAGCTCTGAAGACCAAAATATCTTCTGATGCATTTGtgcatttctctttctaaagatggagaaaacagaaaagggagaggaagatgcTGCCAGTGAAGAAAAAGCTCACGTTATCATGGAAACAGGGACAAGCGGTACAGACCTATGTCTTccagagctggagaaaaaagagaaaggtagTGTGCCTGATCTATTTGCATGTGTCAGGGTCTTCCCAGAAGGACTGATCAGCATTTTGTctattttagaaacaaagtATGTCATCAAAAACATCCAGTGGACCACAGGCAACAACTTCACAGTGGAGAGAGGACAGCAGCAGATTGAAGAACTCATTTCTGTGAGTGACAATTCCACCCACTCAGGAAGGTCACACCTTCTCACTGTTGAGGagcatgaaaaattaaaggagaGCCCTTCAGTTCCTTTTTATCACCTCCTCCAAGTCACCCCTGCTAGACAGAGGGAATCTTAATGCAGTGCATTTGTTTAGCAGACATGGAAGGTTCATGAAAGCTGGCTTCACTGGTCAGAATTTctccaggaggaggaactggagcACAGTAAGAGGTACCATTACAGAGTTTGCTGGAGCATCCCAACACGCAGAAAACCCATCCCACGAGCAACAGCAAGTGTCTACTTTGTTATAGAGATCTCCAAAACCAAACCTGCCGTAAGTACTCTGAAATGGCACATAGCAGTCCTTTAAGACAAGAGTACAGGGGAGTAGTTTCCTGAGGCTGGAAAACACCAGGGCAGCAGAGGGACAGTTACAGAATGAGGGATAGGAAGACTGGTCCCCTACTCTCAATGCTGCCTCAGAACCCCTACAGATCAGCCCAAAATTTGCCACCTCTACAATAATCTGTTGcaaatcaagaaaaagaaaaagacataaatTGCACCAAGTAGACTTTTCACCTCCAGAACCTATGCTTAGTCACACAGAACCTTAGCTTTCCTACTTACTGGCTATGGATCCCCAAGTCACAGTCCACAGATGTTGTGGCTTATCCCCAGCTGGCAAGTATgccccacacagctgctcaccTACTGCCCTGTGTGATGGGgcagagaactggaaaagtAAAAGTGAGGAACACAGGGATTGGGATAAAATCACTTAAATAATTACAAAACCCTCCAAAAACCAACAcattgtaaggaaaaaaaccccaaaaaacaggcaagagaaaaagaaaatcccaagatagacaagtgatgcaaatgaaaacaatttctcACCATCAATCAACCAATGCACAGCCAGTCCTTGAGAAGCAGCCCCCAGCCAACCTTCTTCTAGATTATTGATGAGTGTGATGCTATTCGGTGTGAGATTTCCCTTGGGAGAGCTGGGCTCAGCTTTGTCTCCTCCCCTTGTGCACTCCCAGCCTCCTCGCTGGTGGGGTGAGAGGCAGAAGAGACCTTGGCTCTGTGTAAGTGCTTCTTAGCAGTAACGAAACCAGCCCTGTGCTATCAGctctgtttccagcacaaacccAAACTATGGTCCCATGGCAGCTACTGGGAAGGAAATGAACTCTGTCCCAGCCAAGACCAGCACAGCAGCTCAAAGCCACTGGTCAGAAATCTTGTATCCTAGAGCAAGTTTAAAATCTTAACATCTGACTCTTTGCCTTCACAAGAGAATATTCAGAGGCTTTAAACAAAACCTATCCTAATCCATACCAGAAATGTACAAATACACAGGTTATTTCCGAAGCAGACTGTAGCTCTCACCTAATTCAAATGCCTGCATTTTGAGGTGAACTCTGccctgcctctcctctcctgcagacCTCGCCTGTGGAAGTGTTTTTCACTCTGGAGTCCTGCAGGCTGATTCACAGGTAAGCGTTATTGTTCTTCCATCACTGATGCAACTCGGGAGGTTCTAGCAAGCTTTTCCAgccaaaaacaaacaaggagCTTAGTGTAAGTAAATTTGCAATAACAGCAGAGAGGTGGAGGAAGCTGCTAAAATCTTGCTACACCAAACCAAATGACCCTGCTTACCATCAGCTTCGCTCCACCACAAGCACAGATGGCCACCCTATGAGCATTTGCTTCCTCCATCCTGAATTTGTCCTGTGTTTGCATAGGTCTAGGCggtgctctttttttccagcagataGGCTTGCCCTGTGAATAAAGGTTAGCTCTCAGCCAGCCAAACTCGGGTTCAGTATTACTCTTATCATTTACCCTCTTTTTATTCCATCCTCCAGGCCAGAACAGTGTCAGTTTACAGAAAAGTGGCTTAAGGAcatcattgaaaataaaataatcgCCATGGAAAGATTTACTTTCAAATGAAGAGCTCCAATTCACCTCCATCAGCGCTCTGTTGGCATCTTGTAGAGAATCAAATAAACACAAGAAAGAGTGGCTCTTCCTTATAAGCATTTCTACTTTGTGGATACTAACAAGCATTAAATCTGCAAAATCAACTGTGGCCCGACCTGGCGGCTGGCTTTAAGTGACAGTCCCTTGTAGTTATGGGTGGGTACGGCAGGAAGGAACTAGATTCCTGAGACTAAATGGGAAGAGGCAGCCAGGCTGGACTTGATGTTTATAAACACCAGGTCTGCAGAACTCCAGGACAAATGTTATGggacttttattttatttatacaaacaTACAAGACATCTCTGCTGACAAAACTACGAGTCACCCCACTGCTCCAACACCTATGTATAacataggagaaaaagaagcaagcaaTGTAGTTCCCCACCACAGGCCTTGGAGGACTGAAGCTTATCAGACCCTCATATCATTCTAACTGTTACTTTAGACCCTGACAGCcatctgtttgctttaaaataactgaAGCCCATCTGTATTAAATTACAAGATAATTTCTATTTACAAGTCTAGTTTGAAGCCCAAATCAACCTCAActattttgagaaaaacataGAAGACTTTGGAAAAATACCTAAGTGGACAGTCTTGGATCTGAAACAGGAACTTAAGAGCTCCTtcatttttgctgctgctcctggcagctTGCTGCTGACAGCCAGTCTGCTCtcattaatcaaaataaatggaaaagtgCATTTATCAGCATCAGGGAGGAAAGGTCTTCCACAGAATCCTCCTGCTTGTCCCATTCAAAGGAAGCATAGAACATTACCACCTCTAACCTTCCCTGCCTGTTCCTGCCTTTCTTGCCTTGCAGCCTTTCACTTTACAAGTATTCTTTGTAGACGGTGAACAAATCATCCAAGAAAATCTGACAGAAGTAACTCTGTGTCCTCGACACAAATATCCCACTCCTGAGGCTCAGCCCTGTTGGCTGAAAAGTACTGCAGCACTTGCAGCTTTTTTCAGATCATGACTGGAACAGGTCAGCTGCTGCTTGGTACAATCTATGATGTGCAGTtcaaataaagaattatttttcctcttttcccttaGTCTTTCTGTAAACCATCTCCCGAAAGCTTGCAAGGATCTTATTCTCTcgtttcctcctctcctcctggtTAAAAGATGCCAGAGCTCTCTTCTCATCTGCGCTGTAAATCTGGTTCTCTTTACGCAGACGCACAGCTTCCATTCGGCGATGTCTGTGGAGGAGAACAGGCAGagggatagaatcatagaatagttagggttggaaggggaccttaaagatcatctagttccaactcccctgctatgggcagggacaccccactagaccaggctgcccactAGACAGGATGTGCTGCCCTGTCACAGCTTCCATCTATCGACTGGCCTGAATGTTTTGTGGGGCTTATAAACAAATATACATACACTAGAGAACCCAAACTGCACACAAACTTTTCCAGGAAGGAGCGTGGCAGAACAAGAAATTCACTTCTGGGGATGTCTGCTCTCAGGCAGTCAGAAGCTCCAGCTGCCCTCAGCGTGTCAACTGCTGGCTCACCAGAATATAAGTGAAATTCTTGTTGGACCCAGAGATGAAAGCACAGCCAACCCCTCAGATTTTGATTTGTCTCCTACTGAAGAGCCAGCACATTGCCACTGCTGTCCCACACACTACCTTGGAGCCACCTGACATAAGCatctctgcttttgaaataattagAGAGATAATTTCAAGTATAAAAATCTCTAAATTGAGATAATTAGAAGTATATTACCTGGAaagaatttttgcttttgagaagGTGTCCCTAAAAAGCTCGCCATTTTTCTATAGCAATAGGGAGTTCAGTGTAGATTACTACAAGCACACAGAGCACCGCACCTTCTCTTCCGTGCTCTCAACTAGAGCTTGGAAGCAGTCTTCCAATCAGCCACCAGAGAAAGCAGCTCTTGAAAACCTCACTGAACCACAACCACCATCAAAGCCATACCTGCTGCCACTCATGACATAGCCAGAGCTCTCAAATGATGCGATCTCTTCACTGGTCAAGCCAATTTCACCTCTCCGGGGTATACGTTTTCCTGCTTTTACGTACTCTGCCATTGCTGCACCTTCACCGGGCAAGAGGGCATGTCCatagcttaaaaaaacaaagccgTGATTTCAGTTAGTCTCAAACAGACAGTGCTTCCCTGTTCACTACTTGctacagctgcatttttaagCACTTTCTTATTATTTCCTACATATTGGCTCATTTCTTCCTCACGGCTATCACTAGCAACACCATCTTAAATTACCAGCTGAATCCATCCTGATTAGCAGTAATGAAGACACTAAAAAGTCACAATACTTCAGAGCATTAGAATAAAGGCACAATTGATTTTCTAGGGATCATGGCTAGGAAGCATAAACCAGACTTTTCTACCTGAACTCAGGCCAGGGTGAAGGCCAGCACCATTGCCACTTCTGTCTCCTGATTTTCTGGCACAGCATTTCTCTCCAATGCATGCCATATTGTTACAACAGTCCTTTTGAACAGTAACCTTTGGGCTTGATTTACTTGATTTTATGAAATACCTTTACAGCTGTCTACTCACTTCAGAGGCCTATCATCCTGGGACGCATGAGTTTTGGGAGCTTCTGGTCCAATCAAGCTATcagcttctgtattttctgcaaCATTCAAATAACGAGGAAGATTAATACGGTGCCCATTGTTCTGTGTTATCAGAACAGTTATACAGGCCAGAAACACCTAAGAAAATTCACAAAAAGGACATCAAGAAGTTTCAATCCAAGTTTAAAGTCAGGTGAACCTACTTGATCTCTCAATCCAGAGATCTTCCCCTTGCAATGTTTCGTCATCTGAATCTT contains the following coding sequences:
- the AKAP14 gene encoding A-kinase anchor protein 14 isoform X2; the encoded protein is MATGSKHSLDGWIRQQGASLQVLNLQGGQDRGNQAVRARVQLPGCQTGTGILWAATCLRPGPTHWAKALRKQQQSLCEAMEKTEKGEEDAASEEKAHVIMETGTSGTDLCLPELEKKEKETKYVIKNIQWTTGNNFTVERGQQQIEELISTWKVHESWLHWSEFLQEEELEHSKRYHYRVCWSIPTRRKPIPRATASVYFVIEISKTKPAVSTLKWHIAVL
- the AKAP14 gene encoding A-kinase anchor protein 14 isoform X1 produces the protein MATGSKHSLDGWIRQQGASLQVLNLQGGQDRGNQAVRARVQLPGCQTGTGILWAATCLRPGPTHWAKALRKQQQSLCEAMEKTEKGEEDAASEEKAHVIMETGTSGTDLCLPELEKKEKGSVPDLFACVRVFPEGLISILSILETKYVIKNIQWTTGNNFTVERGQQQIEELISTWKVHESWLHWSEFLQEEELEHSKRYHYRVCWSIPTRRKPIPRATASVYFVIEISKTKPAVSTLKWHIAVL